Proteins from a genomic interval of Providencia stuartii:
- a CDS encoding S26 family signal peptidase, with the protein MQILRKRMPWRPYLIRLTVLALIMALVGTYAMMRYRIGIDTQQERCLPDTTVYLIDLWNKEPVKDGLYAFHSKGLAPLYNDGTRMLKRLTGMPGDEVNVTPEHVLVNGAEVSTGMALAQRLGAAESQFSRSLTLQENEYWFSGEAATSFDSRYWNAVKREQIVGRAWPLW; encoded by the coding sequence ATGCAGATACTCCGTAAAAGAATGCCTTGGCGGCCATACCTCATCCGGTTGACTGTTCTTGCGTTAATCATGGCCTTGGTAGGCACCTACGCCATGATGCGCTACCGAATAGGTATTGATACCCAGCAAGAGCGCTGCCTGCCTGATACCACGGTGTATCTGATTGACCTATGGAATAAAGAGCCCGTTAAGGATGGTTTGTATGCCTTCCACTCAAAAGGACTCGCTCCGTTATATAACGACGGTACTCGGATGCTGAAACGCCTAACAGGGATGCCTGGGGATGAAGTCAATGTGACGCCTGAGCATGTGCTGGTGAACGGTGCTGAAGTTTCTACCGGCATGGCATTAGCCCAGCGTCTTGGTGCGGCGGAATCACAATTTAGCCGCTCATTGACGCTGCAAGAAAACGAATATTGGTTTTCCGGCGAGGCTGCTACGAGTTTCGACTCCCGCTATTGGAATGCCGTTAAGCGCGAGCAGATTGTTGGTCGCGCTTGGCCGCTTTGGTAG
- a CDS encoding TrbC family F-type conjugative pilus assembly protein, producing MRRLCLLFLLVAPLAFSQVSWAQEPYPLSDEDKKIVEMSRSILQSAVDGSSEFIEPFSPIEQPKSLKHNDEWLIFASSSLGDSSLMQLFKEASATGAIVLFRGIPEGKTLGAAIRDWHTLMAGLDPVPQVRIDPKAFVHWRVTSVPAIFRIEDDKVTASALGVYSKDWLQRQIETGNTGSLGQRGPIHSILEPDLMQVAMQRLQSLDLGALKKKAIERFWSRQTFTDLPKATQYRIRMVDPTIVMKRPLLDANGRTLIPAGTRINPLKALPFTQQLVVFNASNAEEVDAVAHWLEGQDRTLRRITLITTQLDRAQGWNSLNALEKTLDSPVYLLNASLKQRFDLQVTPSFVQAKGLAFEIEEIPAKELVHEKAQ from the coding sequence ATGAGAAGACTATGCCTCTTATTTTTGTTGGTTGCGCCATTGGCTTTTAGTCAAGTGTCCTGGGCACAAGAGCCTTATCCGTTGTCTGACGAGGACAAAAAGATCGTCGAAATGAGCCGCAGCATTTTACAAAGTGCTGTGGATGGTTCATCTGAATTTATCGAGCCTTTTTCACCGATTGAACAACCTAAGTCGCTCAAACACAACGATGAATGGTTGATATTTGCGTCGTCCTCACTGGGGGATTCCTCACTGATGCAGCTATTTAAAGAGGCCAGTGCTACCGGCGCTATTGTGTTGTTTCGGGGAATTCCTGAAGGAAAGACCTTGGGGGCGGCTATCCGTGATTGGCATACCCTGATGGCGGGACTTGATCCTGTTCCTCAGGTTCGAATCGATCCGAAAGCCTTTGTGCACTGGCGGGTGACTAGCGTGCCTGCCATTTTCCGCATAGAAGATGACAAGGTGACTGCAAGTGCACTAGGGGTTTACAGCAAGGACTGGTTGCAACGTCAAATTGAAACAGGCAATACCGGATCTTTGGGTCAACGCGGTCCGATTCATTCCATTTTAGAACCGGATTTGATGCAAGTGGCGATGCAGCGTTTACAGTCGCTTGACCTGGGCGCGTTAAAGAAAAAAGCCATTGAGCGTTTCTGGTCTCGCCAAACTTTCACTGACTTACCCAAAGCCACGCAGTATCGGATAAGAATGGTTGATCCAACCATCGTCATGAAGCGGCCACTATTGGATGCCAATGGCCGAACATTGATCCCAGCAGGAACGCGTATTAACCCGCTAAAAGCCTTGCCATTTACTCAGCAGCTCGTGGTGTTTAATGCGTCGAACGCTGAAGAAGTGGACGCAGTAGCGCATTGGCTTGAGGGCCAAGATAGGACGCTGCGCCGCATTACGCTTATCACCACGCAGCTCGACCGTGCTCAAGGTTGGAATAGCCTCAATGCGCTCGAAAAGACATTGGACAGTCCGGTTTATCTTCTCAATGCCTCGCTAAAGCAGCGCTTTGATTTGCAAGTCACCCCATCGTTTGTTCAAGCAAAGGGACTCGCGTTTGAAATAGAAGAAATTCCAGCAAAGGAGCTTGTTCATGAAAAAGCTCAATAA
- a CDS encoding TraU family protein, producing the protein MKKLNNTYRLLRTLVVMFVLGASIPAKAELTCPDAGLLSGKLLTDVCWSCIFPIRVAGLPLGSGSVPSGASNKSFCLCEDNLGVPRPGIVTSMWEPARLIELVRTPGCSPSLGGIRLPLGDRRLQGGHGEGEYDTGDLAFYHYHYYAFPLLVMLDLFMDGNCNADGYMDFDLMYLSELDPTWLNDELAFFTQPEAAAVANPLAISACTADAASSTLGKPIDQLFWCAGSWGHLYPLSGHTLAFGSLAENTSHLAARAIAAQHRRGLARRTMGNSALCRPVIEPMLPKSQYKMSMFFPVPETESAHVIGESTMKWGEWRTIPGAGEDALYILWRWQDCCNSGG; encoded by the coding sequence ATGAAAAAGCTCAATAATACGTATCGTCTGTTGCGGACTCTCGTTGTAATGTTTGTCCTTGGCGCATCTATTCCTGCAAAAGCCGAACTGACCTGCCCAGACGCGGGGTTATTGTCCGGCAAGTTGCTGACGGATGTTTGCTGGTCATGCATTTTTCCTATCCGAGTTGCGGGTCTTCCTCTTGGCTCTGGCAGTGTCCCAAGCGGCGCATCAAACAAGTCATTTTGCTTATGTGAAGACAACTTAGGTGTGCCAAGGCCAGGTATTGTTACCAGCATGTGGGAGCCAGCGCGTCTGATTGAACTAGTCAGAACGCCAGGTTGTTCGCCTTCACTGGGAGGGATTCGTTTACCGTTAGGTGATAGGCGATTGCAAGGTGGTCATGGTGAAGGTGAATACGATACCGGTGATCTTGCTTTCTACCATTACCATTATTACGCCTTTCCGCTTTTGGTCATGCTCGATTTGTTCATGGATGGCAATTGCAATGCCGATGGTTACATGGACTTTGACTTGATGTATTTGTCGGAATTGGACCCAACATGGCTGAACGATGAACTGGCCTTTTTTACTCAGCCTGAAGCGGCTGCCGTTGCCAATCCATTGGCTATATCTGCTTGTACCGCTGACGCTGCTTCATCAACGCTTGGTAAACCCATCGACCAGTTGTTTTGGTGTGCTGGCAGTTGGGGCCATCTCTACCCGTTATCTGGCCACACCTTAGCCTTTGGCTCATTAGCAGAAAACACCAGCCATTTAGCGGCGCGTGCAATCGCGGCTCAACACAGGCGTGGTCTTGCTAGGCGAACAATGGGGAACAGTGCGCTATGCCGACCTGTTATCGAACCCATGCTGCCGAAATCCCAATACAAGATGAGTATGTTCTTCCCAGTACCGGAAACTGAAAGTGCGCATGTCATCGGTGAAAGCACCATGAAATGGGGAGAGTGGCGAACGATCCCCGGTGCCGGTGAAGATGCGCTCTACATTTTGTGGCGCTGGCAAGACTGCTGTAACTCGGGAGGTTAA
- the traN gene encoding conjugal transfer protein TraN: MKPTLFTRVLAGILSITMACLPLHGVAADVQRQSGLSGQQEGKQLLQNWTMPALNGNTLSVPNGSGNESINLQELFPGMDQGSLDVLTGVYGSDASMNQLGTQRQESMASESGATGEAFRSLQQIKDRSRPDMVNDPLWALTDAVQTDPNLLTQSFPGCESQGEGSPNYQQCDRLNTAVNSCTITHDYTAGIIEHVSGPMNLRSCGEGCLEVWIGRIGDNYWSGRCKVFEQAITLKVVNPDAITSAVLEYAKWDDYMQVWLGDQKVWSGPNNNFPPETSGRCELSTSWERNPNTDLTARLKAVEPGLEVPVKIRVSVTGSGEGYARIKVRFDPTKVVMNDSWSPQSCIEQAADIPTKFSDYSIQCTDQPSSTNGCTVVNGVSVCESYFAPSPVAGISPLCRRVQVSVDDESYKGIENQACQVLEANPSCGFMSSECAETNDKGECTRFTDTYDCGLQTSDPKCVVSNLMPSSFEACEPTQTITPFTETKHVPDYQVCEKISTLTQCQLERRVSAETHQQSWSIERGCFSSETLSFVPQHSSTMQTGNATLRIFDNQNTEIKITESPSKANGWKTTLSLTGNKETVTETKPSIKYPEMTCPKGTLVGSLCKVVNGSIISWHEPQEVTRSRCDSGWNKVDFDTCSREVQKCLAPAKLSASLTFSGKYLEQDVVHQSSDPGIDQCLMQTDQFTAVQWQCLDTGTKRIDGLTVGSSELAKLGSLYPAVVSSPAHLTSRGSSDGLGLSCWRAKATYNASTAHPEFNMGSSDSWVDANGNTQTIVNNGQNTTTNTCAALEQNPACQYVRTECTEGGAGHEGFCYIQSLVYDCGQSVEVQNARMETQYNCEGPVRCMGTDCLEPESIKQANFAEAAAMLNAAQFMTNDMSCTGADGQDNVECTVFKGNAGQCKKAVGGIVDCCEKPSGVSLSDYITMIVAVNKLDTAVMAMNPSSAIYGSWNTLREPITSTWSAVKEPFVSAWDSLMGAGPSTAAGAGAEQAATGFMQVLTNKTAEWVGSTFGSGAQSALFSNVGGAVGADGVVSGGNFALGGAAGAVLSTVMTAYMIYSVTMILIQLIWKCEQSEFEMNAKRVLKSCHYVGSYCKSKFLGACVEKRQSYCCFTSPLSRIIQEQVRPQLGLGWGSAKSPNCEGLTASQLNQVDWSQVNLDEWIGILSITGNLPEVPSLDLERLTGSGSTLNVDGNRQSAADRAIERLNGMDAQKLRQEATEEVSGNN; this comes from the coding sequence ATGAAACCAACACTTTTTACCCGAGTTTTAGCGGGTATTTTATCAATCACTATGGCGTGCCTGCCCTTACATGGTGTGGCCGCTGATGTGCAGCGCCAATCCGGCCTAAGCGGACAACAAGAAGGTAAGCAATTGCTGCAAAACTGGACGATGCCCGCACTCAATGGCAATACATTGTCGGTGCCGAATGGCAGTGGTAATGAGTCCATTAACTTGCAAGAGCTTTTCCCTGGTATGGATCAGGGCTCATTGGATGTCTTAACGGGCGTTTATGGCTCTGATGCCAGCATGAATCAATTGGGGACACAGCGCCAAGAGAGCATGGCATCCGAAAGTGGCGCTACGGGTGAAGCATTTCGTTCGCTACAGCAAATCAAAGACAGGTCTCGGCCAGATATGGTCAATGATCCGCTTTGGGCATTAACTGATGCGGTTCAAACTGACCCCAATCTATTAACCCAAAGCTTCCCCGGCTGTGAGTCTCAAGGTGAAGGCAGCCCAAATTACCAGCAATGTGACAGGCTCAATACAGCGGTTAACAGCTGCACTATTACTCACGATTACACGGCAGGCATTATTGAGCATGTTTCTGGACCGATGAACCTTCGCTCTTGTGGTGAGGGGTGTCTTGAAGTTTGGATTGGACGAATTGGCGACAACTACTGGAGTGGCCGTTGTAAAGTGTTTGAACAGGCCATCACACTCAAAGTCGTGAACCCCGATGCGATTACCTCAGCCGTTCTTGAGTACGCTAAATGGGATGACTACATGCAAGTTTGGCTTGGCGATCAGAAAGTCTGGTCTGGGCCGAACAATAACTTTCCACCAGAAACGTCAGGTCGCTGCGAGCTCAGTACCAGTTGGGAGCGCAATCCAAATACCGATCTCACTGCCAGGCTAAAAGCGGTAGAACCCGGTTTAGAAGTGCCGGTAAAAATTCGCGTATCGGTTACGGGTAGTGGTGAGGGGTATGCACGCATCAAGGTGCGCTTTGATCCAACCAAGGTGGTGATGAATGATAGTTGGTCGCCACAATCCTGTATCGAACAAGCAGCGGATATCCCGACGAAGTTTTCAGACTACAGCATTCAATGCACGGATCAGCCTTCTTCAACCAACGGATGTACGGTGGTCAATGGTGTTTCAGTTTGTGAGTCCTATTTTGCCCCAAGCCCAGTGGCTGGCATATCGCCTTTGTGTCGTCGTGTGCAAGTGAGTGTGGATGATGAAAGCTATAAAGGGATTGAAAATCAGGCCTGCCAAGTGCTTGAAGCGAATCCTTCCTGTGGATTCATGTCGTCAGAATGTGCCGAGACCAATGATAAAGGTGAATGCACTCGTTTTACCGATACCTATGACTGTGGATTGCAAACCAGCGATCCAAAGTGTGTGGTATCCAATCTTATGCCGAGTAGTTTTGAAGCCTGTGAGCCTACTCAGACGATCACGCCATTTACTGAAACCAAGCATGTACCCGATTACCAGGTGTGCGAGAAGATCAGCACGCTTACTCAGTGTCAGTTAGAGCGACGTGTATCCGCTGAAACCCATCAACAAAGCTGGTCCATTGAGCGTGGTTGCTTTAGCTCCGAAACGCTCAGTTTTGTTCCACAGCACAGCAGTACTATGCAAACTGGAAACGCTACGCTGAGGATTTTTGATAATCAAAATACTGAGATAAAAATCACCGAGTCGCCATCCAAGGCAAATGGCTGGAAAACGACACTCTCATTGACGGGCAATAAGGAGACGGTGACTGAGACGAAACCGTCCATTAAATACCCTGAAATGACCTGTCCAAAAGGAACCTTGGTTGGCTCATTGTGTAAAGTCGTCAATGGTTCGATTATTTCGTGGCATGAACCCCAGGAGGTCACTCGTTCCAGATGCGATTCCGGCTGGAACAAAGTCGATTTCGACACTTGCAGCCGAGAAGTTCAGAAGTGTTTGGCTCCTGCGAAACTGAGTGCTTCCTTGACCTTCTCCGGCAAGTACTTAGAGCAAGACGTTGTTCATCAATCAAGTGATCCGGGCATAGACCAATGCTTGATGCAAACGGATCAGTTTACTGCGGTGCAGTGGCAGTGTTTGGATACGGGCACAAAACGAATCGACGGGTTAACGGTTGGTAGTAGCGAGTTGGCGAAGCTTGGAAGTCTTTATCCGGCTGTTGTTTCGTCTCCTGCTCATTTAACCAGTCGTGGCAGCTCTGATGGACTGGGGCTCTCATGCTGGAGGGCAAAAGCGACCTATAATGCCTCGACTGCTCACCCAGAGTTCAACATGGGCAGCTCAGATAGCTGGGTAGATGCCAATGGTAATACACAAACCATCGTCAATAACGGACAAAACACGACCACCAATACGTGTGCCGCGCTAGAGCAAAATCCGGCCTGCCAGTACGTCAGAACCGAATGTACTGAGGGCGGGGCTGGTCATGAAGGCTTCTGTTATATCCAAAGTTTGGTGTATGACTGCGGACAAAGCGTTGAAGTGCAAAACGCTCGAATGGAAACTCAATACAACTGTGAGGGGCCAGTTCGCTGTATGGGCACAGATTGTTTAGAGCCAGAGTCAATCAAGCAGGCTAACTTTGCAGAGGCCGCTGCGATGCTTAATGCGGCGCAGTTTATGACCAATGATATGTCATGCACAGGAGCTGATGGCCAAGATAACGTCGAGTGTACGGTCTTTAAAGGTAATGCTGGCCAGTGCAAAAAAGCCGTTGGCGGCATAGTGGATTGCTGTGAAAAGCCAAGTGGCGTGTCGCTATCGGATTACATCACGATGATAGTTGCGGTCAACAAGCTTGATACGGCAGTCATGGCCATGAATCCGTCTTCGGCAATCTATGGTTCGTGGAATACGCTCAGGGAACCAATCACCAGTACCTGGAGTGCGGTTAAAGAGCCTTTTGTGTCTGCATGGGACTCTCTCATGGGGGCTGGGCCATCAACGGCTGCTGGCGCGGGAGCGGAGCAAGCTGCGACTGGCTTTATGCAGGTGTTGACCAACAAAACGGCTGAGTGGGTAGGCTCTACGTTTGGTTCGGGGGCGCAATCGGCACTGTTTAGTAACGTTGGTGGTGCGGTTGGAGCCGATGGTGTCGTTTCGGGTGGTAACTTTGCCCTGGGGGGCGCTGCGGGCGCGGTTCTGAGTACGGTTATGACGGCCTACATGATTTATTCAGTCACTATGATCCTCATTCAGCTTATCTGGAAATGTGAGCAGAGCGAGTTTGAAATGAACGCCAAGCGGGTATTGAAGAGTTGCCACTATGTAGGCTCTTACTGCAAGTCTAAGTTCTTAGGTGCCTGTGTTGAAAAACGGCAGTCATATTGCTGTTTTACTTCGCCACTTTCACGGATCATTCAAGAACAAGTACGCCCTCAATTGGGCCTTGGTTGGGGCAGTGCCAAGTCACCAAACTGTGAAGGTTTGACCGCGAGTCAGTTAAACCAGGTAGATTGGAGCCAAGTCAATCTCGATGAATGGATAGGTATCTTGTCGATAACAGGCAACCTACCCGAAGTACCGTCACTGGATCTGGAACGACTCACAGGCTCAGGAAGTACGCTAAACGTTGATGGAAATCGTCAGAGTGCCGCAGATAGAGCCATTGAACGGCTAAACGGAATGGATGCCCAGAAACTTCGCCAGGAGGCAACGGAAGAAGTCTCGGGGAACAATTAG
- a CDS encoding SIR2 family protein, which translates to MTIQQIKVGSVPDIIELTPNSNEQSDSYPFILSTNTSWGEQGSKISIEKLRQNIEPWLTALFQSEHLNLLIGAGLSTSIQMSATGVPPVGMGWISDLAVCQSEINEFATKAAKSAGRAQGNIEDQIRAINELIKGLEILTVLDSPQPENPPAPYAAYRDLKADLAAIKGELSRCLGEFSKSVSTGEHLIKSAEKKRKEETFNYLVSFLMSFASRTATRDRLHIFTTNYDRIIEVGAELAGLRLIDRFVGSIAPVFRSSRLEVDYHYNPPGIRGEPRYLEGVARFTKLHGSLDWHEQDGAIRRFGLPFGARSVEPFLEAEGHESDSYEQLMIYPNSVKDRETAEYPYVELFRDLAAATSRPNSTLVTYGYSFGDEHINRVIEDMLTVPSTHLVIIAFGDPLERIMNFIGKSGRKAQITLLMGDHLGDLKTLVDNYLPKPAIDKASIKMAELLKQRGFIQSEHSGNATTTEVTS; encoded by the coding sequence ATGACTATTCAGCAAATTAAAGTTGGCAGTGTTCCTGATATTATTGAGCTAACACCAAACTCCAATGAGCAAAGTGATTCTTATCCTTTTATCCTATCAACGAATACTTCATGGGGAGAACAGGGTTCTAAAATATCAATAGAGAAATTACGCCAAAATATTGAGCCTTGGTTAACAGCACTTTTTCAATCCGAACATTTAAATCTATTGATCGGTGCGGGTTTAAGTACGTCTATTCAAATGTCGGCTACAGGCGTGCCACCCGTTGGAATGGGGTGGATCAGTGATCTAGCGGTCTGTCAAAGCGAAATAAATGAATTCGCTACAAAAGCTGCCAAATCGGCTGGTCGCGCACAAGGAAATATAGAAGATCAAATTAGAGCTATTAATGAACTTATCAAAGGTCTTGAAATTTTAACAGTGTTGGATAGCCCGCAACCTGAAAACCCCCCGGCTCCATATGCAGCCTATAGAGACCTAAAAGCTGATTTAGCTGCAATTAAGGGGGAATTGTCTCGATGTCTAGGTGAGTTTTCAAAATCTGTCAGTACAGGAGAACACTTAATTAAAAGTGCTGAAAAAAAACGAAAAGAGGAAACTTTCAATTATCTTGTGAGTTTCTTAATGAGCTTTGCAAGTAGAACCGCTACACGCGACAGATTGCATATTTTTACAACGAACTATGACCGAATTATCGAGGTTGGTGCTGAACTTGCTGGTTTAAGACTCATAGACCGTTTTGTTGGAAGTATTGCTCCCGTTTTTAGATCCTCAAGATTAGAAGTTGATTATCACTATAACCCTCCGGGAATACGTGGTGAACCAAGATATTTGGAAGGAGTGGCACGTTTTACCAAACTTCACGGTTCTCTAGATTGGCACGAACAAGATGGTGCGATTAGGCGCTTTGGCCTACCTTTTGGAGCTCGCTCTGTTGAACCGTTTCTAGAAGCAGAGGGGCACGAAAGCGATAGTTATGAACAACTTATGATTTACCCTAATTCAGTCAAAGATAGAGAAACCGCTGAGTACCCCTATGTAGAGTTATTTAGAGACTTAGCAGCAGCGACTAGCCGTCCAAACAGTACATTAGTCACGTATGGCTATAGCTTTGGTGATGAGCATATAAACAGAGTAATTGAAGATATGCTTACCGTTCCATCTACCCATCTAGTCATCATTGCTTTCGGAGATCCGCTAGAAAGAATTATGAACTTCATTGGTAAAAGTGGAAGAAAAGCTCAAATCACTTTACTAATGGGTGACCATTTGGGGGATCTAAAAACTTTGGTTGATAACTATCTACCTAAACCAGCCATAGATAAAGCATCAATAAAGATGGCCGAATTACTAAAACAGCGAGGCTTTATCCAGTCAGAACACTCAGGTAATGCAACTACCACCGAGGTAACATCATGA
- a CDS encoding ATP-binding protein: protein MSYLPIERLEQLRIGTVGFVSPSEIRVSLEIDSPDSVSLQGGSPRNFPRINSYVLINSDDGFLVGQVEWIAVEHSPYPKRRGLQDFGLIDLPFPLKKLSINPVGTLRSDRKNDGFKFTRGTDAFPSVGDSVLLPTDQQLNSIIESGENRRVKIGDSPLANNAEIKIDPDKLFGRHIAVLGNTGSGKSCSVAGLIQWSLDAVLQQGQTPNARFIILDPNGEYSRAFGPKSKYKGNLLRVEANSDYGELELKVPSWLWNSSEWGAFTQASSKVQLPLLRRALRAMRNDVLSEDDVTIQAKHFCGILLVSIRQLASQGQIYVNGGHAKGLVESLTSWETSLITLNEKIHNQPFNSVISTINTYLSSRRGAQWPAKPEVSDTDKLISELKEAHVALGGDEQELLPKSEDTPIRFEGDDFVAYLEALAQETGTEQFMEFLLTRIRTMLGDTRISAVTKDSEEPISLTDWLDTFLGKDTHGAITVIDLSLVPNEIIHLVTAVISRVTFEALQRYRKMNGKPLPTVMVAEEAHTFIKRYKEESESQSVSDVCCKVFEKIAREGRKFGLGLVVSSQRPSELSPTVLSQCNTFLLHRISNDRDQEQVHRLVPDNMRGLLRELPSLPSRHAILLGWASELPVLVRMKELSEEQRPQSDDPDFWDVWSNSTGEPREVNWQPIVEEWQNRD, encoded by the coding sequence ATGAGTTACTTGCCTATAGAAAGACTGGAACAGTTACGAATCGGAACCGTTGGTTTTGTATCGCCTAGTGAAATTAGAGTTTCCTTAGAAATTGATTCCCCAGACTCAGTCTCTCTTCAAGGAGGCTCACCTCGCAACTTTCCTCGAATCAACAGTTATGTGCTTATAAACAGTGATGATGGATTTCTAGTTGGTCAAGTTGAGTGGATCGCAGTAGAACACTCGCCATACCCCAAAAGAAGAGGCTTGCAAGATTTTGGCTTGATAGACTTACCTTTTCCTCTAAAAAAGCTCAGTATCAACCCCGTTGGTACATTGAGAAGCGATAGAAAAAACGATGGTTTCAAATTCACCAGAGGAACAGATGCATTTCCTTCAGTTGGTGATTCAGTGCTTTTACCTACTGACCAACAATTAAACTCAATAATCGAATCAGGTGAAAACAGAAGGGTTAAAATAGGAGATAGTCCTCTAGCTAACAATGCAGAAATAAAAATCGACCCCGATAAGCTTTTTGGGCGACATATAGCTGTTTTAGGCAACACAGGTAGTGGTAAATCTTGCTCTGTGGCGGGACTAATTCAATGGTCACTGGACGCAGTTTTACAACAGGGCCAAACTCCGAACGCTCGATTTATAATACTTGATCCTAACGGGGAGTACAGCCGAGCATTTGGTCCAAAGTCAAAATATAAGGGGAATTTATTGCGCGTAGAGGCTAACTCTGATTATGGTGAGTTAGAACTTAAAGTACCATCATGGCTATGGAACAGTTCAGAATGGGGGGCGTTCACTCAGGCAAGTTCAAAAGTTCAACTCCCATTACTACGACGAGCTTTGAGGGCGATGAGAAATGATGTGTTGTCAGAAGATGATGTGACAATTCAAGCAAAACATTTTTGCGGAATACTTTTAGTTTCAATAAGGCAACTAGCAAGTCAAGGGCAGATATATGTGAATGGTGGTCATGCCAAAGGCTTAGTTGAAAGTTTAACGTCATGGGAAACTAGCCTCATAACATTAAACGAAAAAATCCACAACCAACCTTTCAATAGTGTAATAAGCACGATAAATACTTACCTATCTTCCAGAAGAGGAGCACAGTGGCCTGCTAAGCCTGAAGTCAGTGATACTGATAAGTTGATTTCTGAGTTAAAAGAAGCTCATGTTGCACTTGGTGGTGATGAACAAGAACTTCTCCCGAAAAGTGAAGATACGCCTATTCGCTTTGAAGGTGATGACTTCGTCGCCTATCTCGAAGCTTTAGCACAAGAAACGGGAACTGAGCAGTTCATGGAATTTCTTTTGACTCGAATTCGCACAATGCTAGGTGACACCCGAATTAGTGCAGTTACTAAAGATTCTGAGGAACCAATAAGTTTAACTGATTGGCTAGATACTTTTCTTGGGAAGGATACTCATGGTGCTATCACTGTTATCGACCTATCACTAGTTCCCAATGAAATTATCCATCTTGTAACAGCAGTAATCTCTAGAGTGACTTTTGAAGCTCTTCAACGATATCGGAAGATGAATGGAAAACCATTACCAACAGTAATGGTTGCAGAGGAAGCTCATACATTTATCAAACGATACAAAGAAGAAAGTGAGAGTCAATCAGTTTCTGATGTGTGCTGCAAAGTATTTGAAAAAATCGCTCGCGAAGGGCGTAAATTTGGTTTGGGACTAGTAGTATCATCCCAACGACCTTCTGAGTTATCTCCTACTGTTCTTTCTCAATGTAATACTTTTTTACTGCACAGAATTAGCAATGATAGAGACCAAGAACAAGTTCATAGGCTTGTTCCCGATAACATGAGGGGACTATTAAGAGAGCTACCATCGCTACCATCTCGACATGCAATTTTACTCGGATGGGCTTCAGAACTACCGGTGTTAGTTCGAATGAAAGAACTTAGTGAAGAGCAAAGGCCTCAGTCTGATGATCCTGACTTTTGGGACGTATGGTCTAACTCCACAGGTGAGCCTCGTGAAGTAAACTGGCAGCCAATCGTTGAAGAATGGCAAAACAGAGATTAA
- a CDS encoding endonuclease codes for MNRTNFLVTFLIALFAIPAFAEHPTSFSQAKRFAREIYQDNQSTFYCGCSYNNDGAIDAASCGYEPRKQPKRGERLEWEHVVSAWEIGHQRQCWQNGGRRNCEKNDAEFSKMVSDLHNLVPSVGELNGDRSNFRFGMIPNEPRSYGQCDFEVDFKDRRAEPPANRQGDIARIYFYMRDQYGLRLSRQQTQLFEAWSRMDPVDEWEKVRDFKIKTIQGNSNCHVSNSC; via the coding sequence ATGAATAGAACTAATTTTCTCGTTACCTTCTTAATAGCGTTGTTCGCTATCCCTGCATTTGCAGAACACCCAACATCGTTCAGCCAGGCAAAACGATTTGCCCGAGAAATTTACCAAGACAACCAGAGTACGTTTTACTGTGGATGTAGCTATAACAATGATGGTGCGATTGATGCTGCATCTTGCGGATATGAACCAAGGAAGCAACCGAAACGAGGAGAACGCTTAGAGTGGGAGCACGTTGTCTCAGCTTGGGAAATTGGCCATCAACGCCAATGCTGGCAAAATGGTGGTCGTCGGAACTGTGAAAAGAATGATGCTGAGTTTTCTAAAATGGTGTCGGATCTCCATAACCTTGTACCATCTGTAGGAGAACTCAATGGGGATAGATCAAATTTTCGATTTGGCATGATTCCGAATGAACCAAGATCCTATGGTCAATGTGATTTCGAAGTTGATTTCAAAGACCGTCGAGCAGAACCACCAGCTAACCGTCAGGGTGATATTGCTAGAATTTATTTCTACATGCGAGATCAATACGGCCTAAGACTCAGTAGGCAACAAACTCAGCTATTTGAAGCTTGGTCAAGAATGGACCCTGTTGACGAATGGGAAAAAGTGCGTGATTTTAAGATTAAAACTATTCAAGGTAACTCTAACTGCCATGTGTCAAATAGCTGTTAA
- a CDS encoding single-stranded DNA-binding protein: protein MKNQVTLIGYVGSEPETRAYPSGDLVTSISLATSEKWRDRQSNELKEHTEWHRVVFRDRGGFKLGLRAKDLIQKGAKLFVQGPQRTRSWEKDGTKHRLTEVDADEFLLLDSVNRASEPSSADDAGSQTNWAQTYPEPDF, encoded by the coding sequence ATGAAAAACCAAGTAACACTCATAGGCTACGTTGGCTCTGAGCCAGAGACGCGAGCCTATCCATCAGGTGATTTGGTGACCAGCATTTCGCTGGCCACTTCTGAGAAATGGCGCGACCGGCAATCCAATGAGCTCAAAGAGCATACGGAATGGCATCGGGTCGTTTTTCGAGATCGTGGTGGATTTAAGTTAGGGCTAAGGGCAAAAGATTTAATCCAAAAAGGAGCGAAGCTTTTTGTTCAAGGGCCTCAGCGCACGCGATCATGGGAGAAAGATGGCACTAAGCATCGATTGACCGAAGTGGACGCGGACGAGTTTCTGCTTCTTGATAGTGTGAACAGAGCATCTGAGCCATCATCGGCGGATGATGCAGGCTCCCAAACTAATTGGGCACAAACTTATCCTGAACCAGATTTTTAA